From Sulfurovum xiamenensis, a single genomic window includes:
- the cybH gene encoding Ni/Fe-hydrogenase, b-type cytochrome subunit produces MKKPEEYIIEHPDFVYSWGNRILHWIRALVVTGLIITGFYLAHPFILSEGSTDKLLYGKWAMWHFILGFVLISSGLLRIYLFFFGPDSNGELRSLRDVFSLKSWLVALKSYFFFGELRKIGLYGPLQFFTYFIITLLVITASLTGLILYVHVYHQGIGGLLYDSMRVVEAWFGGLASVRFIHHITMWGFLVFIPIHIYMVIWSAIRFKHAALDVMFTGYDYHLKKEQLESQSEEKDKK; encoded by the coding sequence ATGAAAAAACCAGAAGAATATATTATAGAACATCCTGATTTTGTTTATAGTTGGGGTAATCGAATATTACACTGGATACGTGCCCTTGTAGTAACGGGATTAATTATAACCGGGTTCTATCTAGCACATCCATTCATTTTGTCTGAAGGTTCAACGGATAAACTACTTTATGGAAAGTGGGCAATGTGGCATTTTATCCTGGGATTTGTACTGATATCTTCCGGTCTGCTTCGTATCTATCTCTTCTTTTTTGGACCAGATAGTAATGGTGAATTACGTTCACTTAGAGATGTATTCAGTTTAAAATCTTGGTTAGTTGCGTTAAAGTCATATTTCTTTTTCGGTGAATTACGTAAAATAGGGTTGTATGGGCCATTACAGTTTTTTACTTACTTTATAATCACGCTCTTGGTTATTACAGCCTCACTTACTGGATTAATATTGTATGTACATGTCTATCACCAAGGTATTGGTGGTTTGTTATATGACTCAATGCGCGTAGTTGAGGCATGGTTCGGTGGACTTGCTAGTGTACGTTTTATACATCATATTACAATGTGGGGTTTTTTGGTCTTTATCCCTATCCATATCTACATGGTCATTTGGTCTGCCATACGATTTAAACATGCCGCGCTTGATGTAATGTTTACAGGGTATGATTACCATCTGAAAAAAGAACAACTAGAAAGCCAGTCTGAGGAAAAAGATAAAAAGTGA
- a CDS encoding HyaD/HybD family hydrogenase maturation endopeptidase — translation MKILVLGIGNLLFGDEGIGVHFINYIGEKYRFEGEPQIDLVDGGTLAQRLIPIIVEYDHVIIVDTINAPGVEAGEVYFFDFDAVPDAVDWQGSAHEVEMLQTLNMMDLAGDRPPTMIMGVVPTVIEATEFSLSEGVAAAVPLMEKTLLHYLKTMGIAAVKKAEVDMQAILPNSFRVLDAYSV, via the coding sequence GTGAAAATTTTAGTATTAGGTATTGGGAACCTGCTATTTGGTGATGAAGGCATCGGGGTACATTTTATCAATTATATAGGAGAGAAATACCGTTTTGAAGGTGAACCTCAGATCGATCTTGTGGATGGAGGGACCCTTGCACAAAGACTCATACCTATCATCGTAGAGTATGATCATGTGATCATTGTTGATACGATCAATGCACCAGGAGTAGAGGCTGGTGAAGTTTATTTCTTTGATTTTGATGCAGTGCCTGATGCAGTAGACTGGCAGGGTAGTGCACATGAGGTTGAAATGCTGCAAACTCTCAATATGATGGATCTTGCAGGCGATCGTCCACCTACGATGATCATGGGTGTCGTACCCACAGTGATAGAAGCCACAGAATTTTCTCTTTCTGAGGGTGTAGCTGCCGCCGTACCACTGATGGAAAAGACACTGCTACATTACTTAAAAACCATGGGAATTGCTGCAGTCAAAAAAGCTGAAGTCGATATGCAGGCCATTCTACCAAACTCATTTAGGGTACTTGATGCATATAGCGTTTAA
- a CDS encoding Kae1-like domain-containing protein: protein MHIAFKFTYTHSNGLFIRLLNRINELSTLPLSLYQNGTEFRIEASADQTSLEALAEQISLLVPQSLFLEEYKIEEANTEVASKILSKNDAPYEVPYCPECQEKVINTLNPFHPCTVCGFSELSISMDDLTTYTGIQASKEKDFFLQLATVLEEKGEIVLPTYNGTRRFALLHTKEQNDQGILFCDPTDISDKFLITQCELDSLMTVEKPSVRLKPKLMFRAENTLDQPFYPVFFADDKITLALSIALKKKDIDAVYSDHVSTLRVATALDEKLIITSGRDMLPFSMDIPLKQPSFCEYNGFQACGDVNGLQLNKILALQKPTIRYVANDAAPTFANAIRFEPAHAAMRSIVLEHGLDEQSLCGIHFSRTHPSHIFSFSRKIGYTPMVLFRDNTICQPKHMLEAIRTMDEGGMRLVNNFQKSFPDLCDTIEQVKFTSHTDISDITKIWSMAAVFIGLYEGSDALESCEKLESTAIEFNGKSGPRIDYKVISTEEGYQLDPRLAIRSAMSFKLAGLDEYLLSFGFIDSLADFIAQQAENADANIGIHGVTLSGGLFENRQLLMRAYNALSINYPIYRNKRLSIDDANVAFGAITLGSE, encoded by the coding sequence ATGCATATAGCGTTTAAATTTACATACACCCATAGTAATGGGTTGTTTATACGACTGTTAAATCGTATCAATGAACTCTCAACTCTACCGCTTTCACTATACCAGAATGGCACAGAGTTCAGGATAGAAGCTTCAGCTGACCAAACAAGCTTAGAGGCACTGGCGGAACAAATATCCTTGCTCGTCCCCCAGTCACTCTTCTTGGAAGAGTACAAGATAGAGGAGGCTAACACCGAGGTAGCTTCTAAGATACTCTCTAAGAATGATGCTCCATATGAAGTACCATATTGCCCCGAATGCCAGGAAAAAGTGATCAACACATTGAATCCGTTTCATCCATGTACTGTTTGCGGGTTCAGTGAACTATCTATTTCTATGGATGATCTCACTACTTATACAGGCATCCAAGCATCCAAAGAAAAGGATTTTTTTCTGCAATTGGCAACTGTCTTGGAAGAGAAAGGTGAAATTGTCTTACCTACCTATAATGGAACACGCCGCTTTGCTTTATTACATACAAAGGAACAAAACGATCAGGGTATTCTCTTTTGCGATCCTACAGATATTTCAGATAAATTTCTTATCACGCAATGTGAATTGGATAGCTTGATGACAGTGGAAAAACCTTCCGTGCGTTTAAAACCGAAATTAATGTTTCGCGCTGAAAATACATTGGATCAACCTTTTTATCCTGTCTTCTTCGCAGATGATAAAATTACTTTGGCCCTCTCTATTGCGTTAAAAAAGAAAGATATAGATGCAGTGTACTCTGACCATGTATCTACATTACGTGTTGCTACTGCGCTGGATGAAAAGTTGATTATCACATCAGGTCGTGATATGCTGCCATTTTCTATGGATATCCCTTTAAAACAACCTTCTTTCTGTGAGTATAACGGTTTTCAGGCCTGTGGAGATGTAAATGGCTTACAGTTGAACAAAATACTTGCCTTACAAAAACCAACTATACGCTATGTTGCGAATGATGCAGCACCTACCTTTGCCAATGCGATACGTTTTGAACCTGCACATGCTGCCATGCGTTCCATTGTACTTGAACATGGACTTGACGAACAGTCACTCTGTGGGATACATTTCAGCCGAACACATCCATCTCATATCTTCTCTTTTTCCAGAAAAATAGGATATACCCCTATGGTACTCTTCAGAGATAATACCATCTGTCAGCCTAAACATATGTTAGAAGCGATCAGAACCATGGACGAGGGTGGTATGCGTCTGGTGAACAATTTCCAAAAGAGTTTTCCTGACCTCTGTGATACGATCGAACAAGTGAAGTTTACATCCCATACCGATATTTCTGACATTACCAAAATATGGTCTATGGCAGCTGTTTTTATCGGCTTGTATGAAGGGAGCGATGCACTGGAGTCATGCGAAAAACTTGAGTCAACTGCCATTGAATTCAACGGTAAATCCGGTCCTCGTATCGATTATAAAGTCATAAGCACAGAAGAGGGATACCAGCTTGACCCGAGGCTTGCCATCCGTTCTGCCATGAGTTTCAAACTTGCCGGTCTTGATGAGTATCTCCTGAGTTTTGGTTTTATTGATTCTTTGGCAGACTTTATTGCACAGCAGGCTGAAAATGCAGATGCAAATATAGGTATCCATGGTGTGACACTCAGCGGTGGATTATTTGAAAACCGTCAATTATTGATGCGTGCCTATAATGCTCTGAGTATCAATTATCCGATCTATAGAAACAAACGTTTAAGCATAGATGATGCCAATGTCGCATTTGGAGCGATTACCCTTGGAAGTGAATAG
- the hypF gene encoding carbamoyltransferase HypF, translated as MPMSHLERLPLEVNRKFNITGVVQGVGFRPFIYQLADRYHLNGFIVNTTAGVNIELEGKKSAIEAFTEAFHRELPPLVRIDTLSSEDTQYVGYTNFQILQSNTANQKSTLVSPDIAICKNCLQEMHDPTNRRHAYPFINCTNCGPRYSIIETLPYDRPNTSMHSFMMCKACQKEYMDPLDRRFHAQPISCPDCGPTLKLLDPKGNVLIKGNDTIKLTADAIKKGSIVAVKGLGGFHLICDSTNTNTVDELRKRKQRPLKPFAVMFPDIESLKASTDISLREAELITSKEKAIVIVPKRKESLLSPLVAPGLDRIGVFLPYTPLHHLLLEEVNVPLVATSANHSDDPIIQNSVELLEKLGFVVDLILDHDRDILNANDDSVLQMVGDEKITLRMSRGYAPKSMKLPFKSEKKILAVGANQKNSIALIFDNTLIMSPYIGDLNSLEAFEYFERTLHTFKRFYDFEPDVIVYDKHPEYMTTKWAKQLQKNHPNLQAIEVQHHYAHLLAVMGEHHMDGKVLGFAFDGTGYGDDGTIWGGEVMIADHQNYERIVTISPFRLLGGEKAIKEPRRSALSLLFETYTLDEIHALKLPLLQQFSKEEVNMLHTVWEKGMNAPLCSSMGRLFDAVASFADIVHLSSFEGESGLVMEQYVDESITDIFHFEIENGMINLQSMVESMVQMEDRQRIVSTFFNTVVEIIFQIAQKHPTLPLLFSGGVFQNKVLVEKIIRRCKKENRNYYFQNDTAINDGGIAGGQAWHALHYYSTQNA; from the coding sequence ATGCCAATGTCGCATTTGGAGCGATTACCCTTGGAAGTGAATAGAAAGTTTAACATCACCGGGGTTGTACAGGGCGTTGGTTTTCGTCCTTTCATCTACCAGCTCGCGGACCGTTACCATTTAAATGGATTTATAGTAAACACTACAGCTGGGGTAAACATAGAACTTGAGGGTAAAAAGAGTGCCATTGAGGCATTTACAGAAGCATTCCACAGAGAACTGCCCCCTCTTGTACGTATCGATACACTCTCAAGTGAAGATACACAGTACGTCGGTTATACAAATTTTCAAATTCTTCAAAGTAACACAGCAAATCAGAAATCTACTTTGGTTTCTCCTGATATAGCCATTTGTAAAAATTGTCTCCAAGAGATGCATGATCCAACCAATAGACGACACGCTTATCCTTTTATTAACTGTACTAACTGTGGACCGCGTTACAGTATCATAGAAACACTTCCCTATGACAGACCCAACACTTCTATGCATTCTTTTATGATGTGTAAAGCGTGCCAAAAAGAGTACATGGATCCTTTGGATCGCCGTTTTCATGCACAGCCCATCAGCTGTCCTGACTGTGGACCTACACTCAAATTACTTGATCCTAAGGGAAACGTATTAATAAAAGGCAATGATACTATAAAATTAACAGCAGATGCTATCAAAAAAGGGTCTATTGTAGCAGTCAAAGGACTTGGAGGATTTCATCTGATCTGTGATTCCACCAACACCAATACTGTAGATGAGTTAAGAAAACGCAAACAAAGACCACTAAAGCCTTTTGCCGTGATGTTCCCAGATATAGAAAGTTTAAAAGCCTCTACAGACATATCTCTAAGGGAAGCAGAACTCATCACATCCAAAGAAAAAGCTATCGTCATCGTTCCTAAACGAAAAGAGAGTTTACTCAGTCCTCTTGTAGCACCGGGTCTTGACCGCATAGGTGTTTTTCTTCCTTATACACCTTTGCATCATCTTCTGCTCGAGGAGGTCAATGTTCCTCTTGTTGCTACAAGTGCGAATCACAGTGATGACCCGATCATACAAAACAGTGTTGAGTTACTTGAGAAGCTTGGCTTTGTTGTTGATCTGATACTTGACCATGACCGCGATATACTCAATGCAAATGATGACAGTGTCTTACAAATGGTAGGCGATGAAAAGATAACACTTCGTATGTCCAGAGGCTATGCACCAAAAAGTATGAAACTACCGTTTAAGAGTGAGAAAAAGATACTCGCTGTCGGAGCAAATCAAAAAAACAGTATTGCTTTGATCTTTGATAATACGCTTATTATGAGTCCCTACATCGGTGATTTAAATTCACTAGAAGCATTTGAATATTTTGAACGTACACTTCATACATTTAAACGCTTTTATGATTTTGAACCTGATGTCATCGTCTATGATAAACATCCCGAATATATGACCACAAAATGGGCTAAACAATTACAAAAAAATCATCCAAATTTACAAGCCATTGAAGTACAGCATCATTATGCTCATCTTCTTGCAGTGATGGGCGAACATCATATGGATGGAAAAGTTTTGGGATTTGCATTTGATGGTACGGGTTATGGTGATGATGGAACCATATGGGGCGGAGAAGTGATGATAGCAGATCATCAAAACTATGAACGTATTGTGACCATTTCACCTTTTCGTCTTTTGGGTGGGGAAAAGGCCATCAAAGAGCCACGCAGATCTGCTCTTTCTCTCTTGTTTGAAACCTATACACTTGATGAGATACATGCACTAAAATTGCCACTATTACAGCAATTTTCCAAAGAAGAGGTCAACATGCTTCATACGGTATGGGAGAAGGGCATGAATGCTCCATTGTGCAGTTCTATGGGAAGACTTTTTGATGCTGTGGCAAGTTTTGCAGATATTGTACATCTGTCAAGTTTTGAAGGGGAAAGTGGCTTGGTCATGGAACAGTATGTGGATGAAAGCATCACGGATATCTTTCATTTTGAGATAGAGAATGGTATGATCAACCTACAATCGATGGTAGAATCTATGGTACAAATGGAAGATAGACAACGCATTGTTTCAACCTTTTTTAATACAGTCGTAGAGATCATTTTTCAGATCGCCCAAAAACATCCTACGCTCCCACTTCTTTTTTCTGGAGGTGTTTTCCAGAACAAAGTACTGGTTGAGAAGATCATCAGACGCTGTAAAAAAGAGAATCGTAACTATTATTTTCAAAATGATACAGCGATCAATGATGGTGGGATCGCTGGAGGACAGGCATGGCATGCCTTGCATTATTACTCAACACAAAACGCATGA
- the hypB gene encoding hydrogenase nickel incorporation protein HypB yields MCTDCGCSITESVMEHSHEGKDHAHSHQHQKAHEHLHHNPQLNDAKTISVIQKILDKNDHEAEHNRQHFNNKGILGINLMSSPGSGKTTLLEHMADVADFKFGVVEGDLETSKDAERLQAKGIPAMQIQTGSACHLDAFMVHKGLHDMPLDGLDVCFVENVGNLVCPASYDVGTHLNIVLVSIPEGEDKIAKYPVMFRQADLVLITKTDLLPYFKYDIENEKAQARRIKPNVDILEVNINDKESIRSVVEWINFKRKMRA; encoded by the coding sequence ATGTGTACAGATTGTGGGTGTAGTATAACAGAGAGTGTGATGGAGCATAGTCATGAAGGTAAAGATCATGCTCATTCTCATCAGCATCAAAAAGCACATGAACATTTACATCACAATCCACAACTCAATGATGCCAAAACCATCTCAGTCATTCAAAAGATCTTAGATAAAAATGACCATGAAGCAGAGCATAACAGACAACATTTTAACAACAAAGGTATATTGGGTATCAACCTTATGAGCAGTCCTGGGAGTGGGAAAACCACGCTGTTGGAACATATGGCAGATGTGGCAGATTTTAAATTTGGTGTGGTTGAGGGTGACTTAGAAACCAGTAAAGATGCAGAGAGGCTTCAAGCAAAAGGCATTCCTGCCATGCAGATACAGACTGGTTCTGCTTGCCACTTGGATGCTTTTATGGTGCATAAAGGTTTACACGATATGCCGTTGGATGGGTTGGATGTATGTTTTGTGGAAAATGTAGGAAACCTGGTCTGTCCTGCTTCTTATGATGTGGGTACACATTTGAACATCGTACTGGTCTCTATACCCGAAGGGGAAGACAAGATAGCCAAATATCCTGTCATGTTCCGTCAGGCCGATCTTGTCCTCATCACAAAAACCGACCTTCTGCCATACTTCAAGTATGATATTGAAAATGAAAAAGCCCAGGCCAGACGCATTAAACCCAATGTGGATATCCTGGAAGTCAATATCAATGATAAAGAGTCTATTCGTTCCGTTGTAGAGTGGATAAATTTCAAACGAAAAATGAGGGCTTAA
- a CDS encoding HypC/HybG/HupF family hydrogenase formation chaperone: MCLSIPSKVVKIDDNNMATVDTMGIKRHVSLDLIADEINIGDYILIHVGFAMNKIDEEEALQSLELYREMLEAMEEEERRQVIESDDQCDNRTQV; encoded by the coding sequence ATGTGTCTGTCCATACCCTCTAAAGTAGTGAAAATTGATGACAACAATATGGCTACAGTTGATACAATGGGGATCAAACGCCATGTAAGCCTTGATCTCATAGCTGATGAGATCAACATAGGAGACTATATACTCATCCATGTCGGTTTTGCAATGAATAAAATAGATGAAGAAGAAGCCTTGCAAAGTCTTGAGCTTTATCGGGAAATGCTTGAAGCTATGGAAGAGGAAGAGAGACGGCAAGTCATTGAATCGGATGACCAATGTGATAATCGGACCCAGGTATGA
- the hypD gene encoding hydrogenase formation protein HypD encodes MSELQLKDLYDGFRDPDVIKALAKTITDETKNLKETLNIMEVCGGHTHTIMKYGLKQLLPHNIDFIHGPGCPVCIMPKERIDHAIALAQMEDTILLTLGDMIRVPGSKSSLAVERANGCDIRALYSPLDAIKIALENPDKKVVFFAIGFETTTPMTAALLEQVEKQGITNLYFHINHVLVPPAVDAIMADGQAKINAFIGPAHVSVISGAKIYQPLPEKYGAPVVVSGFEPIDVLQSILMIVRQKNEERCEMEIQYSRSVTLEGNIKAQEMIAKFMEPRKHFRWRGIGDIPDSALELREEYAAYDAEKIFADILPTEPIDDHKLCICGTILKGLAKPNNCQVFGTACTPNNPMGSCMVSAEGACNAYYRYGEI; translated from the coding sequence ATGAGTGAACTTCAGCTTAAAGATCTTTATGACGGGTTTCGAGACCCTGATGTTATCAAAGCCTTGGCTAAGACCATTACGGATGAAACAAAAAATTTAAAAGAAACGTTAAATATTATGGAAGTATGTGGTGGGCATACCCATACCATTATGAAATATGGGCTAAAGCAACTACTCCCTCATAATATAGATTTTATACATGGTCCTGGTTGTCCGGTATGCATCATGCCAAAAGAACGGATCGATCATGCAATCGCCTTGGCGCAGATGGAAGATACCATTTTACTCACCCTGGGTGATATGATCCGTGTACCAGGTTCTAAAAGTTCTTTGGCGGTGGAACGGGCTAATGGTTGTGATATACGCGCATTGTATTCACCTTTGGATGCGATCAAGATCGCACTTGAAAATCCAGATAAAAAAGTTGTTTTCTTTGCCATAGGTTTTGAAACAACAACCCCTATGACAGCAGCATTACTAGAGCAGGTCGAAAAACAAGGTATCACTAATCTTTATTTTCATATCAATCATGTACTTGTTCCTCCGGCAGTGGATGCCATCATGGCAGATGGTCAGGCAAAGATCAATGCGTTTATAGGCCCTGCACATGTCAGCGTCATCAGTGGAGCGAAGATCTATCAGCCATTACCTGAAAAATATGGTGCACCTGTAGTAGTCAGTGGGTTTGAACCGATTGATGTACTGCAGAGCATTTTGATGATCGTGAGGCAAAAGAATGAAGAGCGCTGTGAAATGGAGATTCAATACAGCCGATCTGTGACCTTAGAGGGCAATATTAAAGCACAGGAAATGATAGCAAAATTCATGGAACCACGTAAACATTTTCGCTGGCGTGGCATAGGCGACATTCCAGATAGTGCACTTGAACTAAGAGAAGAGTATGCTGCTTATGATGCAGAAAAAATATTTGCTGATATTCTACCAACAGAGCCTATTGATGACCATAAACTTTGTATCTGCGGAACGATACTCAAAGGATTGGCTAAGCCGAATAACTGTCAGGTCTTTGGAACGGCTTGTACACCAAACAATCCTATGGGTAGTTGTATGGTCAGCGCAGAAGGTGCCTGTAATGCCTATTACCGATATGGAGAGATCTAA
- the hypE gene encoding hydrogenase expression/formation protein HypE encodes MTSPKQIQLSHGGGGEETNSLIHDLFYHYFSNDTLLAAEDAAVLEVKKKIAFTTDSFTVSPIFFNGGNIGKLAIAGTVNDLAMMGAKPLYLSASFMIEEGFSFDDLKTIVKAMAEELKHSGAKIVCGDTKVVPKGAVDKLFINTSGIGEIEKEGISANHLQEGDIIIVSGDVGRHGAAILMEREGLGISGDLKSDCATLWPAVQALIDANVSISAMRDATRGGLSAVLNEWAEQSAVCLEIKESNIPVDQAVQGICELFGFEAFDFANEGTFILSVPEKDAQMALAALHTVEVTKKATMIGQVSRKKEGRVILHSAYGSSRYLDLPKGELLPRIC; translated from the coding sequence ATGACAAGTCCTAAACAGATACAGCTGAGCCACGGTGGTGGTGGAGAAGAGACTAACAGCCTCATTCACGATCTCTTCTATCACTATTTCTCCAATGATACACTGCTCGCTGCAGAAGATGCTGCCGTTTTGGAAGTCAAAAAAAAGATCGCGTTTACCACAGATAGTTTTACCGTAAGCCCGATCTTCTTCAATGGTGGAAACATAGGAAAACTTGCCATAGCAGGTACGGTCAATGATCTTGCCATGATGGGTGCCAAACCACTTTATCTTAGTGCCTCCTTCATGATCGAGGAAGGATTTTCTTTTGATGACTTGAAGACTATCGTAAAAGCAATGGCAGAGGAGCTTAAACACTCCGGAGCAAAAATTGTCTGTGGTGATACCAAAGTGGTTCCCAAAGGTGCCGTTGACAAATTATTTATCAATACCTCAGGCATAGGGGAGATAGAAAAAGAGGGGATCTCAGCAAATCATCTTCAGGAGGGAGATATCATTATCGTCTCAGGTGATGTGGGACGGCATGGTGCAGCGATCCTGATGGAACGTGAAGGATTGGGAATTTCTGGTGATCTTAAGAGTGATTGTGCCACATTATGGCCAGCAGTTCAAGCCTTAATCGATGCAAATGTTTCTATCTCTGCTATGCGTGATGCTACACGTGGAGGCCTTTCTGCAGTATTGAATGAATGGGCTGAACAAAGTGCAGTCTGTTTGGAAATCAAAGAGTCAAACATACCTGTTGATCAAGCGGTGCAGGGGATATGTGAACTGTTTGGTTTTGAAGCTTTTGATTTTGCCAATGAGGGTACCTTTATACTGTCTGTCCCTGAAAAAGATGCACAAATGGCATTAGCTGCACTGCATACAGTAGAAGTCACAAAGAAAGCAACTATGATCGGCCAGGTAAGTAGAAAAAAAGAGGGAAGGGTCATCCTTCATTCTGCCTATGGAAGCAGCCGTTATCTTGACTTGCCAAAAGGCGAACTTTTACCTAGGATATGCTAA
- the hypA gene encoding hydrogenase/urease nickel incorporation protein HypA — translation MHEYSIVQALLEQCEDHARANNSTKVTKVVTKIGKLSGVEPHLLKTAFETFREKTVCDGAEFVMQLQDLKLYCNTCQQESEQNEVRYQCLHCQSTDVSVLDGEEMYLMTLEME, via the coding sequence ATGCATGAATACTCCATAGTCCAAGCCCTTTTAGAACAGTGTGAAGATCATGCCAGAGCAAATAATTCAACGAAAGTCACCAAAGTAGTGACCAAAATAGGCAAACTCAGCGGAGTGGAACCACATCTGCTAAAAACCGCTTTTGAAACATTTAGAGAAAAAACCGTGTGTGACGGTGCAGAATTTGTCATGCAGCTACAGGATCTTAAGCTCTACTGCAATACGTGTCAGCAAGAGAGCGAGCAGAATGAAGTTCGCTATCAGTGTCTTCACTGCCAAAGTACAGATGTATCGGTCCTTGACGGTGAAGAGATGTATCTGATGACACTGGAGATGGAATAA
- a CDS encoding SLC13 family permease: protein MVKQTRKILLAILLGVIAFGVMIAFFTLEQSLMVAVIVLMVTLWTNEGLPLAVVSLLPIVLFPATGILSTKETAVNYANPIIYLFLGGFLIAIAVEKTGLHKVIASRMLDLFPNSVRGIIFALIITSGLLSSILSNTTTTLLLLPIALFLTEDVKLKMRFALSIAYGASIGGILTPIGTPPNLILLGIMNEMGMEAIPFVQWMYMVAPLVFLMFIAVGYILGAGVKNLYIEADLSNKTLTADQKKVVYLLFGLIILLLVNAPIKPYYNGLGLSEPGILLAAGLLLFVPPFSILEWMDDKESIPYRIMFLFGAGFAIAAAVTKTGMAEEIASHLMGFANMPMILFLLIIAAMITFTTEITSNTALISIMLPILYKVAEQTGMDATLIMMVATVCASYAFMLPIATPPNAIAMSSGAVSVKTMATYGIMFNLMGILLIVTIARSLWIQLL from the coding sequence ATGGTTAAACAGACAAGAAAAATACTGCTGGCAATATTATTGGGGGTCATTGCGTTTGGAGTGATGATCGCATTTTTTACACTTGAACAGTCTCTTATGGTTGCAGTGATCGTATTGATGGTGACACTGTGGACGAATGAGGGGTTGCCTCTGGCTGTGGTTTCACTGCTTCCGATCGTTCTTTTCCCCGCCACAGGAATATTATCTACAAAAGAGACGGCGGTAAACTATGCCAATCCCATCATCTACCTTTTTCTAGGTGGTTTTTTGATCGCGATCGCTGTTGAGAAGACAGGACTTCACAAAGTGATAGCAAGCAGAATGCTAGATCTGTTCCCAAATTCTGTCAGAGGCATTATCTTTGCTTTAATCATCACATCGGGGCTTTTAAGTTCTATACTCTCAAACACCACGACCACTCTGCTCCTGCTTCCAATCGCACTCTTCTTAACCGAAGATGTAAAACTCAAAATGCGATTTGCTTTAAGTATAGCCTATGGGGCAAGTATTGGAGGTATATTGACACCTATCGGTACGCCGCCTAACCTGATACTTTTGGGGATCATGAATGAGATGGGGATGGAAGCTATTCCTTTTGTCCAGTGGATGTATATGGTTGCACCATTGGTTTTCTTGATGTTTATAGCAGTGGGGTATATTCTGGGAGCGGGTGTTAAAAATCTGTATATTGAAGCAGATCTCAGTAACAAAACGCTTACTGCCGATCAAAAGAAAGTCGTCTATCTTCTTTTCGGGTTGATCATACTGCTCTTAGTCAATGCTCCTATTAAACCGTATTACAATGGATTGGGGTTGAGTGAACCGGGTATACTGCTTGCAGCCGGGCTGCTTCTTTTTGTCCCGCCTTTTTCAATTTTGGAGTGGATGGATGATAAAGAGAGCATCCCCTACCGTATCATGTTTCTTTTTGGTGCAGGGTTTGCGATAGCTGCGGCGGTCACAAAGACGGGTATGGCTGAAGAGATCGCTTCACATCTTATGGGCTTCGCGAATATGCCTATGATCCTGTTCTTACTTATCATTGCTGCTATGATCACCTTTACTACAGAGATCACCAGCAATACCGCACTGATATCGATCATGCTTCCTATTCTCTATAAGGTAGCCGAACAAACGGGTATGGATGCAACACTGATCATGATGGTCGCGACGGTCTGCGCTTCGTATGCATTTATGCTTCCTATTGCTACCCCGCCTAATGCAATAGCGATGAGTTCAGGTGCAGTTTCAGTCAAAACAATGGCGACATACGGGATCATGTTTAATCTAATGGGTATTCTACTTATCGTGACAATTGCCCGATCTCTCTGGATACAGTTGCTGTAG